From the genome of Bicyclus anynana chromosome 20, ilBicAnyn1.1, whole genome shotgun sequence, one region includes:
- the LOC112044853 gene encoding general odorant-binding protein 1-like isoform X2, with amino-acid sequence MEEFFHFWRDDFKFEDRELGCAIKCMSAHYDLLTDSHRMHHENTDRFIKSFPNGEVLSQQMVQLIHECEQQHDAEEDHCWRILRVAECFKGACQRHGIAPTMEMLMAEFIMEAESR; translated from the exons ATGGAGGAGTTCTTTCACTTCTGGCGCGACGACTTCAAATTCGAGGACCGCGAGCTGGGCTGTGCCATCAAGTGCATGAGTGCACACTACGACCTGCTCACCGACTCCCACCGCATGCACCACGAGAACACCGACCGCTTCATCAAGTCCTTCCCTAACG GTGAAGTGCTGTCCCAACAAATGGTGCAGCTGATCCACGAGTGCGAGCAGCAGCACGACGCTGAGGAGGACCACTGCTGGCGCATCCTACGCGTGGCGGAGTGCTTCAAGGGCGCCTGCCAGCGCCACGGCATCGCGCCCACCATGGAGATGCTCATGGCCGAGTTCATCATGGAGGCTGAGTCGCGGTGA
- the LOC112044853 gene encoding general odorant-binding protein 1-like isoform X1, whose protein sequence is MFRNVFLMLCSVSVGLYADVEVMKDVTLGFGEALQHCREESQLSEDKMEEFFHFWRDDFKFEDRELGCAIKCMSAHYDLLTDSHRMHHENTDRFIKSFPNGEVLSQQMVQLIHECEQQHDAEEDHCWRILRVAECFKGACQRHGIAPTMEMLMAEFIMEAESR, encoded by the exons ATGTTCAGAAACGTGTTCTTGATGTTGTGTAGCGTGTCTGTCGGTCTGTATGCAGATGTAGAGGTGATGAAAGATGTCACTCTGGGGTTCGGTGAAGCGCTCCAGCATTGCAGGGAGGAA AGCCAGCTATCAGAAGACAAGATGGAGGAGTTCTTTCACTTCTGGCGCGACGACTTCAAATTCGAGGACCGCGAGCTGGGCTGTGCCATCAAGTGCATGAGTGCACACTACGACCTGCTCACCGACTCCCACCGCATGCACCACGAGAACACCGACCGCTTCATCAAGTCCTTCCCTAACG GTGAAGTGCTGTCCCAACAAATGGTGCAGCTGATCCACGAGTGCGAGCAGCAGCACGACGCTGAGGAGGACCACTGCTGGCGCATCCTACGCGTGGCGGAGTGCTTCAAGGGCGCCTGCCAGCGCCACGGCATCGCGCCCACCATGGAGATGCTCATGGCCGAGTTCATCATGGAGGCTGAGTCGCGGTGA